The Enterococcus sp. 7F3_DIV0205 genome has a window encoding:
- a CDS encoding alpha-ketoacid dehydrogenase subunit beta, translating to MAQKTMIQAITDALALELEKDENVLIFGEDVGKNGGVFRATEGLQEKFGEDRVFDTPLAESGIGGLAFGLALEGYRPVPEIQFFGFVFEVFDEIVGQMARTRYRMGGTRNMPITVRAPFGGGVHTPELHSDNLEGLIAQSPGIRVVIPSNPYDAKGLLISSIRSNDPVVYLEHMKLYRSFREEVPDEAYEVPLDKAAVTREGTDVSIITYGAMVREAIKAADNLAKDNISAEIIDLRTVAPLDVETIIKSVEKTGRVVVVQEAQKQAGVGAMVVSEISERAVLSLEAPIGRVSAPDTIFPFGQAENIWLPNAKDIEAKAREIAEF from the coding sequence ATGGCACAAAAAACAATGATCCAAGCAATCACAGATGCCTTAGCTCTTGAATTAGAGAAAGACGAAAACGTACTGATCTTCGGTGAAGACGTTGGTAAAAACGGCGGAGTTTTCCGTGCAACTGAAGGCTTACAAGAAAAATTTGGCGAAGACCGTGTCTTCGATACTCCTTTAGCAGAATCTGGAATCGGTGGTTTAGCTTTCGGTTTAGCTTTAGAAGGTTACCGTCCAGTTCCTGAAATCCAATTCTTTGGATTCGTATTCGAAGTCTTTGACGAAATCGTTGGTCAAATGGCTCGTACTCGTTACCGTATGGGTGGAACACGCAACATGCCTATTACTGTTCGTGCGCCATTTGGTGGTGGTGTACACACACCAGAACTTCACTCAGATAACTTAGAAGGATTGATTGCTCAATCTCCTGGTATCCGTGTTGTTATCCCATCAAATCCATATGATGCAAAAGGATTATTAATTTCTTCTATTAGAAGTAATGACCCAGTTGTTTATTTAGAACACATGAAACTATACCGCTCATTCCGTGAGGAAGTGCCGGATGAAGCATACGAAGTGCCTTTAGATAAAGCGGCTGTTACTCGTGAGGGTACGGATGTTTCTATCATCACTTACGGTGCAATGGTTCGTGAAGCAATCAAAGCTGCTGACAACTTGGCGAAAGACAATATCTCTGCTGAAATCATTGACTTACGTACTGTCGCTCCTTTAGATGTTGAAACAATCATTAAATCAGTTGAAAAAACTGGTCGCGTAGTTGTTGTTCAAGAAGCACAAAAACAAGCTGGCGTTGGTGCTATGGTTGTTTCTGAAATTTCTGAACGTGCAGTATTATCATTAGAAGCGCCAATTGGCCGAGTATCTGCTCCAGATACAATCTTCCCATTTGGACAAGCAGAAAACATTTGGTTGCCAAATGCTAAAGATATCGAAGCGAAAGCTAGAGAAATCGCAGAATTTTAA
- the tyrS gene encoding tyrosine--tRNA ligase, with translation MTNIIDELEWRGAINQQTDSEGLREYVETNSISLYCGVDPTGDSMHIGHLIPFMMLKRFQAFGHHPFILIGGATGTIGDPSGRTTERQLQTMETVQHNVDSLTRQMEKLFAVDTDNTLTLVNNYDWTHNLTLLDFLRDYGKFFNINTMLAKDIVASRLETGISFTEFTYQILQSMDFLHLFQHNDVRMQIGGADQWGNITAGLDLIRKKEGADAKAFGLTIPLMLKADGTKFGKTAGGAVWLDPEKTTPYEFYQFWVNQDDRDVIKYLKFFTFLTKEEIDALEVKVETEPHLREAQRVLAAEMTKFVHSEEDLNDALAISEALFSGNVKNLTSKQIEEGFKNMPTVETESLDQNLVDWLIELGIEPSKRQAREDISNGAISINGDRIKELDFIVTAEHSFDGKFIIVRKGKKQYTLVKLLSK, from the coding sequence ATGACAAACATTATTGATGAATTAGAGTGGCGTGGCGCCATCAACCAACAAACAGATAGCGAAGGTTTGCGTGAATACGTTGAAACCAATAGCATTTCACTATATTGCGGTGTGGACCCTACAGGAGACAGTATGCATATCGGGCATTTGATTCCCTTTATGATGTTAAAAAGATTCCAAGCATTTGGACACCATCCATTTATTTTAATTGGTGGGGCTACTGGTACAATTGGTGATCCGAGTGGACGTACAACAGAACGTCAATTACAAACAATGGAAACTGTTCAGCACAATGTTGATTCTTTAACAAGACAAATGGAAAAATTATTTGCAGTGGACACAGATAACACACTAACTTTAGTGAACAACTACGATTGGACACACAACCTTACTTTGTTGGATTTCTTAAGAGATTACGGTAAGTTCTTCAACATCAATACAATGCTTGCCAAAGATATCGTAGCAAGCCGTTTAGAAACAGGGATTTCATTTACAGAGTTCACGTACCAAATTCTACAATCAATGGACTTTTTACACTTATTCCAACACAACGACGTTCGCATGCAAATCGGTGGCGCTGATCAGTGGGGCAATATCACAGCAGGTCTTGACTTGATCCGTAAAAAAGAAGGTGCTGATGCAAAAGCCTTTGGTTTAACGATTCCATTGATGCTAAAAGCGGATGGTACAAAATTTGGGAAAACAGCTGGCGGTGCCGTTTGGTTAGATCCTGAAAAAACAACACCTTACGAGTTCTACCAATTCTGGGTTAACCAAGATGACCGTGACGTAATCAAATACTTGAAATTCTTTACCTTCTTAACAAAAGAAGAAATCGATGCATTAGAAGTTAAAGTAGAAACTGAACCACATTTACGTGAAGCACAACGCGTACTAGCTGCAGAAATGACAAAATTCGTGCATAGTGAAGAAGATTTAAATGATGCTTTAGCAATCTCAGAAGCATTATTCTCAGGTAACGTAAAAAATCTAACTTCAAAACAAATTGAAGAAGGCTTTAAAAACATGCCGACTGTCGAAACAGAATCACTTGATCAAAACCTTGTTGATTGGTTGATCGAACTTGGCATTGAACCATCTAAACGCCAAGCGAGAGAAGACATCTCAAACGGTGCGATTTCGATCAATGGTGATCGTATTAAAGAGTTGGACTTTATTGTTACAGCAGAGCACAGTTTTGACGGAAAATTCATTATTGTTCGCAAAGGGAAAAAACAATACACTTTAGTGAAATTACTTTCTAAGTAA
- a CDS encoding YerC/YecD family TrpR-related protein, translated as MKIDKIQDGHGDEFFRSLLALETLEDCYNYFDDLMTLKELDSMIQRFEVAKLLLLNKTYSDIAEATGSSTTTISRVKRIIDEGNGGLLEMVHRIDEQDGEELHH; from the coding sequence ATGAAAATCGACAAGATACAAGACGGCCACGGCGATGAGTTTTTCCGCTCTCTATTAGCTTTAGAAACATTGGAGGATTGTTACAATTATTTTGATGACTTAATGACATTAAAAGAATTGGATTCTATGATACAGAGATTTGAAGTTGCAAAGTTACTATTGTTGAATAAAACCTATAGTGATATTGCGGAAGCTACTGGCAGCAGCACTACAACGATTTCTAGAGTGAAACGAATTATTGATGAAGGTAATGGCGGATTACTTGAAATGGTCCATAGGATCGATGAACAAGATGGCGAAGAATTGCATCATTAG
- the pdhA gene encoding pyruvate dehydrogenase (acetyl-transferring) E1 component subunit alpha, translating to MAKAKKQKPIDFKALMEKVDADFPTFQILDKDGKIVNKDAVPDLSDDELVELMTRMVWSRVLDQRSTALNRQGRLGFFAPTAGQEASQLASQFAMEKEDYLLPGYRDVPQLVQHGLPLTEAFLWSRGHVAGNHYAPELNALPPQIIIGAQYIQAAGVALGMKKRGKKNVVFTYTGDGGSSQGDFYEAINFAGAYHANGVFIIQNNGFAISTPREKQTAAKTLAQKAVAAGIPGIVVDGMDPLAVYAIAKEAREWSANGNGPVLIETLTYRYGPHTLSGDDPTRYRSKDMDDEWVQKDPLVRFRKYLEDKGLWSEEKENEVIEKTKEEIKVAIAEADKVPKQKVSDFLKNMFEVQPQNIKEQIAFYEAKESK from the coding sequence ATGGCAAAGGCAAAGAAACAAAAACCTATTGACTTTAAAGCACTTATGGAAAAAGTCGACGCTGATTTCCCAACATTTCAAATTTTAGATAAAGATGGGAAAATCGTAAACAAAGACGCTGTACCGGATTTATCAGATGACGAATTAGTAGAATTAATGACTCGTATGGTTTGGTCACGTGTATTAGACCAACGTTCAACTGCTTTGAACCGTCAAGGTCGTCTAGGCTTCTTCGCACCAACTGCTGGACAAGAAGCAAGCCAATTAGCAAGTCAATTTGCTATGGAAAAAGAAGATTACTTATTACCAGGTTACCGTGATGTACCTCAATTAGTTCAACACGGCCTACCATTAACAGAAGCTTTTCTTTGGTCTCGTGGACATGTAGCAGGTAACCACTATGCACCAGAATTAAATGCTCTACCACCACAAATCATCATTGGTGCGCAATACATCCAAGCAGCTGGTGTTGCTTTAGGAATGAAAAAACGCGGCAAGAAAAACGTTGTCTTCACTTATACAGGTGATGGCGGTTCTTCACAAGGTGATTTCTATGAAGCTATCAACTTTGCAGGAGCATATCATGCAAACGGCGTGTTCATCATCCAAAACAATGGTTTTGCGATTTCAACACCTCGTGAAAAACAAACAGCAGCTAAAACATTAGCACAAAAAGCAGTAGCAGCAGGGATTCCAGGGATCGTCGTTGACGGAATGGATCCATTAGCAGTGTATGCAATTGCAAAAGAAGCACGCGAATGGTCTGCAAATGGCAATGGCCCTGTATTGATCGAAACATTAACTTACCGTTATGGTCCACATACATTATCAGGTGACGATCCAACTCGTTACCGTTCAAAAGACATGGATGACGAATGGGTACAAAAAGATCCATTAGTTCGTTTCCGTAAATATCTAGAAGACAAAGGTTTATGGTCTGAAGAAAAAGAAAATGAAGTAATCGAAAAAACAAAAGAAGAAATCAAAGTAGCAATTGCAGAAGCAGATAAAGTTCCAAAACAAAAAGTATCTGATTTCTTGAAAAATATGTTTGAAGTTCAACCACAAAACATTAAAGAACAAATTGCATTCTACGAAGCGAAGGAGTCGAAATAA
- a CDS encoding glycosyltransferase family 39 protein — MKKTIVSLLNYLFICSILYTLYGALRSSLLDISNINDKIWVFLLCLLFISAIIFCSESSRLYLNKKSKQWFEFFKKNIELITKMLFILTIFLQVIILYYIHVPLDWDVDGIHASVTELIKNSPDSIASIYLSGNPNNSLFFFLMYFISQIGNFFHQSLGYSWMFWQLVNTIFMDIGFIFIFLAAKNLFNKKVAYLSFYLAFIPLALSPWMLVIYTDIIMLPVISIIFWLYSLAIKNHKKHLIVFLGILTAVSYLLKPSSIVFLIAYILVSLITLITEHRKIKLKKVILITLLFFLPFAGTLKLFHTFENHQKLVIIDKSKAKPWQHFVMMGVRGSGGYSVEDTDTINSLPSKQDKINYANKEIVARLKNHGFIGYTKFLMKKHLNNTDRGDFGWGRDGNPQVYVKSNDPIQIFLRDTYYQQGEKVKTVRIFMHLMWIVTLLGLLFATKKEEKNEDTDYLLAIFKLTILGAFLYLLLFEGGRSRYLIQYLPTIYILSAYGFYSKLPTIEQNIKKL; from the coding sequence ATGAAAAAAACAATAGTTTCACTCTTAAACTACCTATTCATCTGCTCAATTCTTTACACATTGTACGGTGCACTTAGAAGTAGCCTGTTAGATATCTCAAATATAAATGATAAAATCTGGGTATTCTTGTTATGCCTACTTTTTATTAGTGCTATTATCTTTTGTTCAGAAAGTAGCCGTTTATATTTAAATAAAAAAAGCAAGCAATGGTTCGAATTTTTCAAAAAAAATATAGAACTAATTACAAAGATGCTCTTTATTTTAACGATTTTTTTACAAGTAATCATCTTATATTATATTCATGTACCACTTGATTGGGATGTAGACGGGATCCACGCAAGTGTAACGGAGCTGATTAAAAATTCCCCAGATTCAATTGCCAGCATCTATTTATCAGGTAATCCCAATAATAGCTTGTTTTTCTTTTTAATGTATTTTATAAGTCAAATAGGGAATTTTTTTCATCAATCTTTAGGTTATTCTTGGATGTTTTGGCAACTGGTAAACACCATTTTTATGGATATCGGCTTTATTTTTATTTTTCTAGCAGCTAAAAATCTATTCAATAAAAAAGTAGCCTACCTTTCATTTTATCTAGCATTTATACCATTAGCTTTGTCACCTTGGATGTTAGTTATTTATACAGATATTATTATGTTGCCAGTCATTAGTATTATTTTTTGGCTCTATTCTCTAGCTATCAAAAATCACAAGAAACATCTAATTGTTTTTTTAGGTATTTTGACTGCCGTCTCTTATCTACTAAAACCTTCTTCTATTGTTTTTTTAATCGCATACATCCTAGTTTCGCTGATTACATTAATAACAGAACATAGAAAAATTAAATTAAAAAAAGTAATATTGATTACACTGCTTTTTTTCCTGCCTTTTGCTGGAACACTCAAACTGTTTCATACATTTGAGAATCATCAAAAACTTGTGATCATTGATAAAAGTAAAGCTAAACCTTGGCAGCACTTTGTAATGATGGGGGTGAGAGGATCTGGTGGCTATAGTGTTGAAGATACTGATACTATAAATTCACTCCCTTCAAAACAAGATAAAATCAACTACGCAAATAAAGAAATTGTTGCACGCTTAAAAAATCATGGGTTTATCGGATATACAAAATTTTTAATGAAAAAGCATCTCAACAATACAGATCGTGGTGACTTTGGTTGGGGCAGAGACGGAAATCCCCAAGTATACGTCAAATCGAATGATCCTATACAAATTTTCCTAAGAGATACTTATTATCAGCAAGGAGAAAAGGTTAAAACAGTACGCATTTTTATGCACTTAATGTGGATTGTCACTCTACTAGGTCTACTATTCGCCACAAAAAAAGAAGAAAAAAATGAAGATACTGATTATTTACTAGCTATTTTCAAATTAACTATCTTAGGCGCTTTTTTGTATCTTCTTCTATTTGAAGGTGGTCGATCCAGATATTTGATTCAATATCTTCCTACTATATATATATTGTCTGCTTATGGTTTTTACAGTAAACTTCCAACAATTGAACAAAATATAAAAAAATTATAG
- the lpdA gene encoding dihydrolipoyl dehydrogenase translates to MVVGDFAIELDTVVIGSGPGGYVAAIRAAEMGQKVAIIEREFIGGVCLNVGCIPSKALIAAGHHYQESLDSTMFGVTTKGVELDFTKTQDWKDNQVVNSLTTGVSFLMKKHKIEVIEGEAFFVDENTLRVIHPDSAQTYSFNNAIVATGSRPIEIPGFKFGGRVLDSTGGLNLKEVPKKFVIIGGGVIGAELGGAYANLGSEVTILEGSPSILPTYEKDMVKLVTDDFKKKNVTVVTKAMAKEAIDNGDSVTVKYEVDGKEESVTADYVMVTVGRRPNTDDLGLEQAGVEVGERGLVKVDKQGRTNVSNIFAIGDIVPGAALAHKASYEAKIAAEAISGKKVEVDYKAMPAVAFTDPELASVGMTIAEAKEAGLEATAYKFPFAGNGRAISLGKTEGFVRLVTTNEDNVIIGAQIGGVGASDMISELSLAVESGMNAEDIALTIHPHPSLGEITMDASELALGLPIHI, encoded by the coding sequence ATGGTAGTAGGAGATTTCGCCATTGAATTAGATACAGTCGTAATTGGTTCAGGCCCTGGAGGATACGTTGCAGCAATTCGTGCTGCTGAAATGGGTCAAAAAGTTGCGATCATTGAACGTGAGTTTATCGGCGGTGTATGTTTAAACGTTGGATGTATTCCTTCTAAAGCATTGATCGCAGCAGGACATCACTATCAAGAATCACTAGATTCAACAATGTTTGGTGTAACAACTAAAGGTGTAGAACTAGATTTTACAAAAACTCAAGATTGGAAAGATAACCAAGTTGTTAATTCATTAACAACTGGCGTTAGCTTCCTTATGAAAAAACATAAAATCGAAGTTATTGAAGGAGAAGCGTTCTTCGTTGATGAAAACACATTACGTGTGATCCACCCAGATTCAGCTCAAACTTACTCATTCAATAATGCAATCGTAGCAACAGGTTCTCGTCCAATCGAAATCCCAGGATTTAAATTTGGCGGACGTGTCTTAGATTCTACTGGCGGTTTGAACTTGAAAGAAGTACCTAAGAAATTTGTTATCATCGGTGGCGGTGTTATCGGTGCAGAATTAGGTGGCGCTTATGCTAACCTTGGTTCTGAAGTAACGATTTTAGAAGGCAGTCCTTCAATCTTACCAACGTATGAAAAAGACATGGTTAAACTAGTTACAGATGACTTCAAGAAGAAAAATGTAACAGTTGTAACCAAAGCGATGGCTAAAGAAGCAATCGACAACGGCGACAGCGTAACTGTAAAATATGAAGTAGACGGCAAAGAAGAATCAGTCACTGCTGACTATGTAATGGTAACAGTTGGACGTCGTCCAAACACTGATGATCTTGGTTTAGAACAAGCCGGTGTTGAAGTTGGCGAACGTGGTTTAGTAAAAGTGGACAAACAAGGTAGAACAAACGTATCAAACATCTTCGCTATTGGTGATATCGTACCAGGTGCTGCTCTTGCTCATAAAGCAAGCTACGAAGCAAAAATTGCGGCAGAAGCAATCTCTGGTAAAAAAGTAGAAGTAGACTACAAAGCAATGCCTGCTGTAGCCTTCACTGACCCAGAATTAGCAAGCGTTGGTATGACAATTGCTGAAGCCAAAGAAGCGGGATTAGAAGCAACAGCTTACAAATTCCCATTCGCTGGTAACGGCCGTGCTATCTCTTTAGGTAAAACTGAAGGATTCGTACGTTTGGTAACAACAAACGAAGACAATGTCATTATCGGAGCACAAATCGGCGGAGTTGGCGCAAGTGATATGATTTCTGAATTATCATTAGCAGTTGAATCTGGCATGAATGCCGAAGATATTGCATTAACGATCCATCCACACCCATCTTTAGGGGAAATTACTATGGATGCTTCTGAGTTGGCTTTAGGTTTGCCAATTCATATTTAA
- a CDS encoding dihydrolipoyllysine-residue acetyltransferase — MAYQFKLPDIGEGIAEGEIVKWFVKAGDTINEDDTLLEVQNDKSVEEIPSPVTGTVKSIVVPEGTVANVGDVLIEIDAPGHPENDAAPAAPAQEQTPAQPAATPEAPAADNGGGVFQFKLPDIGEGIAEGEIVKWFVKSGDTINEDDTLLEVQNDKSVEEIPSPVTGTVKNIVVPEGTVANVGDVLIEIDAPGHNSAPSSVPAASAPAQTEQAAPAPAASTGVVAAADPNKRVLAMPSVRQFAREKDVDITQVAPTGKGGRVTKADIEAFISGGGQAAAPAQAEQTAATPQATATTESAAPKAPAKPFVSDLGEAETREKMTPTRKAIAKAMVNSKHTAPHVTLHDEVEVSKLWDHRKKFKDVAAANGTKLTFLPYVVKALTATVQKFPILNASIDDAAQEIVYKNYYNIGIATDTDHGLYVPNVKNANTKSMFAIADEINEKAALAIEGKLTGADMRDGSITISNIGSVGGGWFTPVINYPEVAILGVGTIATQPVVNADGEIVVGRVMKLSMSFDHRIVDGATAQKAMNNIKRLLADPELLLMEG, encoded by the coding sequence ATGGCTTATCAATTTAAATTACCAGATATTGGTGAAGGTATTGCAGAAGGCGAAATCGTAAAATGGTTCGTTAAAGCAGGAGATACCATCAATGAAGATGATACATTATTAGAAGTTCAAAACGATAAATCTGTAGAAGAGATTCCATCTCCAGTTACAGGAACAGTTAAATCAATCGTAGTACCAGAAGGCACAGTAGCAAATGTTGGAGATGTATTGATCGAAATCGATGCACCAGGACATCCTGAAAATGATGCAGCACCAGCTGCTCCTGCTCAAGAACAAACGCCTGCTCAACCAGCAGCTACTCCAGAAGCACCAGCAGCTGATAATGGCGGTGGAGTATTCCAATTTAAATTACCAGATATTGGTGAAGGTATTGCAGAAGGCGAAATCGTAAAATGGTTCGTTAAATCAGGCGATACAATCAACGAAGATGATACACTATTAGAAGTTCAAAACGACAAATCTGTTGAAGAAATCCCTTCACCAGTTACAGGAACAGTTAAAAACATCGTTGTTCCAGAAGGTACAGTAGCAAACGTTGGAGATGTATTGATCGAAATCGATGCACCAGGACATAACTCTGCACCAAGTTCAGTACCAGCAGCAAGTGCTCCTGCTCAAACAGAACAAGCAGCACCAGCACCTGCAGCGTCAACTGGCGTAGTAGCAGCGGCTGATCCAAACAAACGTGTCTTGGCTATGCCATCGGTACGTCAATTTGCTCGTGAAAAAGATGTAGACATCACACAAGTTGCACCAACTGGAAAAGGTGGACGTGTCACAAAAGCAGACATCGAAGCATTTATTTCAGGTGGCGGACAAGCAGCAGCACCAGCGCAAGCTGAACAAACTGCAGCAACACCACAAGCAACAGCAACAACTGAATCAGCAGCACCAAAAGCTCCAGCTAAACCGTTTGTTTCTGACTTAGGTGAAGCTGAAACTCGTGAGAAAATGACGCCAACTCGTAAAGCAATTGCTAAAGCGATGGTTAACAGTAAACATACTGCGCCACACGTTACATTGCATGACGAAGTTGAAGTATCTAAATTATGGGATCACCGTAAGAAATTTAAAGATGTTGCAGCAGCAAATGGTACAAAATTAACATTCTTACCATACGTTGTGAAAGCATTGACAGCAACAGTTCAAAAATTCCCAATCTTGAATGCATCAATTGATGATGCAGCACAAGAAATCGTTTATAAAAACTACTATAACATTGGTATCGCAACAGATACTGATCATGGTTTATATGTACCAAACGTTAAAAATGCGAACACTAAGAGCATGTTTGCTATCGCTGATGAAATCAACGAAAAAGCAGCTCTTGCAATTGAAGGCAAATTAACTGGTGCGGATATGCGTGATGGTTCTATCACAATCAGTAATATTGGTTCAGTTGGCGGCGGCTGGTTCACACCAGTTATCAACTACCCTGAAGTTGCGATTTTAGGTGTTGGTACGATTGCTACTCAACCAGTTGTAAATGCAGATGGAGAGATCGTTGTTGGTCGTGTAATGAAACTTTCAATGAGTTTTGACCACCGTATTGTTGACGGAGCAACTGCTCAAAAAGCAATGAACAACATCAAGCGTTTATTAGCTGATCCAGAATTATTATTAATGGAAGGATGA